The following proteins are co-located in the Frigidibacter mobilis genome:
- the rpoB gene encoding DNA-directed RNA polymerase subunit beta produces the protein MAQSYVGQKRIRKYFGKIREVLEMPNLIEVQKSSYDLFLKSGDGPKPQDGDGIQGVFQSVFPIKDFNENAILEFVKYELEKPKYDVEECQARDMTYAAPLKVTLRLIVFDIDEDTGAKSVKDIKEQDVYMGDMPLMTPNGTFIVNGTERVIVSQMHRSPGVFFDHDKGKTHSSGKLLFACRIIPYRGSWLDFEFDAKDIVFSRIDRRRKLPVTTLLYALGLDQEGIMDAYYNTITYKHLKNRGWVTRFFPERVRGTRPTYDLVDAATGEVICKAGDKVTPRLAKQLIDEGKVTELLVPFEHIVGRYVAKDIINEETGAIYVEAGDEITLTYDRDGEVNGGTLKVLLDNGVTDIPVLDIDNINVGPYIRNTVAADKNIGRDGALMDIYRVMRPGEPPTIEAASNLFESLFFDSERYDLSAVGRVKMNMRLDLDAPDTQRTLRKDDIIACIKALVELRDGKGEIDDIDHLGNRRVRSVGELMENQYRVGLLRMERAIKERMSSVEIDTVMPQDLINAKPAAAAVREFFGSSQLSQFMDQTNPLSEVTHKRRLSALGPGGLTRERAGFEVRDVHATHYGRMCPIETPEGPNIGLINSLATYARVNKYGFIETPYRKVVDCKVTDDVQYMSATEEMRHTVAQANAQLDADGRFVNDLVSTRQSGEFMLNPPEAVDLIDVSPKQLVSVAASLIPFLENDDANRALMGSNMQRQAVPLLQADAPFVGTGIEAIVAQDSGAAIMARRGGIIDQVDATRIVVRATEDLEMGDAGVDIYRLRKFQRSNQNTCINQKPLVKVGDRVAKNEVIADGPSTDMGELALGKNVIVAFMPWNGYNYEDSILISERIVKDDVFTSIHIEEYEVAARDTKLGPEEITRDIPNVGEEALRNLDEAGIVYIGAEVGPGDILVGKITPKGESPMTPEEKLLRAIFGEKASDVRDTSLRLPPGDYGTVVEVRVFNRHGVDKDERALQIEREEVERLARDRDDELAILERNTYARLKSTILGKTAVKGPKGIKAGTEVTEELLETLSRGQWWQLALGEEADAQQVEALNGQFEVQKRALDHRFEDKVEKVRRGDDLPPGVMKSVKVFVAVKRKLQPGDKMAGRHGNKGVVSKVVPIEDMPFLGDGTPVDMVLNPLGVPSRMNVGQILETHMGWAARGLGIRIDDALQDYRRTGDLTPVRDALRHGYGDDVYEEAFAGMDEETLLDRAGNVKRGVPIATPVFDGAKEADVNDALTRAGFDTSGQSELFDGRTGEQFARKVTVGVKYLLKLHHLVDDKIHARSTGPYSLVTQQPLGGKAQFGGQRFGEMEVWALEAYGAAYTLQEMLTVKSDDVAGRTKVYESIVKGEDNFEAGVPESFNVLVKEVRGLGLNMELLDAEDE, from the coding sequence ATGGCTCAGAGCTACGTTGGCCAGAAGCGCATCCGCAAGTACTTCGGCAAGATCCGTGAAGTCCTCGAAATGCCGAACCTCATCGAGGTTCAGAAATCCTCCTACGACCTGTTCCTGAAGTCCGGCGACGGACCGAAGCCGCAGGACGGAGACGGGATTCAAGGTGTGTTCCAGTCGGTGTTCCCGATCAAGGATTTCAATGAGAATGCCATTCTGGAGTTCGTGAAATACGAGCTTGAGAAGCCGAAATACGATGTCGAGGAATGCCAGGCGCGCGACATGACCTATGCCGCACCGCTGAAGGTCACGCTGCGGCTGATCGTGTTCGATATCGACGAGGATACCGGGGCCAAGTCGGTCAAGGACATCAAGGAACAGGACGTCTACATGGGCGACATGCCCCTGATGACGCCTAACGGGACGTTCATCGTGAACGGTACCGAGCGGGTGATCGTGTCGCAGATGCACCGCTCGCCGGGCGTGTTCTTCGACCATGACAAGGGCAAGACCCATTCGTCGGGCAAGCTGCTCTTCGCCTGCCGGATCATCCCCTATCGCGGTTCGTGGCTGGACTTCGAGTTCGACGCCAAGGACATCGTGTTCTCGCGCATCGACCGTCGCCGCAAGCTGCCGGTGACGACGCTGCTCTATGCCCTGGGGCTCGACCAGGAAGGCATCATGGATGCCTATTACAATACCATCACCTACAAGCACCTGAAGAACCGCGGCTGGGTCACGCGCTTCTTCCCGGAGCGTGTTCGCGGCACCCGCCCGACCTATGACCTTGTCGACGCCGCCACCGGCGAAGTGATCTGCAAGGCCGGCGACAAGGTGACCCCGCGCCTGGCAAAGCAGCTGATCGACGAGGGAAAGGTCACCGAACTTCTGGTGCCCTTCGAGCATATCGTCGGCCGCTATGTTGCCAAGGACATCATCAACGAGGAAACCGGCGCGATCTATGTCGAGGCCGGGGACGAGATCACCCTGACCTATGACCGTGACGGCGAGGTGAATGGCGGCACGCTCAAGGTGCTGCTGGACAATGGCGTGACCGATATCCCGGTGCTGGACATCGACAACATCAACGTCGGCCCGTACATCCGCAACACCGTGGCCGCCGACAAGAACATCGGCCGCGATGGCGCGCTGATGGACATCTACCGCGTGATGCGCCCGGGCGAGCCGCCGACCATCGAGGCTGCCTCGAACCTGTTCGAGAGCCTGTTCTTCGACTCCGAGCGCTATGACCTGTCGGCCGTGGGCCGGGTCAAGATGAATATGCGTCTTGACCTCGATGCGCCGGACACGCAGCGCACGCTGCGCAAGGACGACATCATCGCCTGCATCAAGGCGCTGGTCGAACTGCGCGACGGCAAGGGCGAGATCGACGACATCGACCACCTCGGCAACCGTCGCGTGCGGTCGGTCGGCGAGTTGATGGAGAACCAGTATCGCGTCGGCCTGCTGCGCATGGAACGGGCGATCAAGGAGCGCATGTCCTCGGTCGAGATCGACACGGTGATGCCGCAGGACCTTATCAACGCCAAGCCGGCTGCGGCGGCGGTGCGTGAGTTCTTCGGCTCCTCGCAGCTGTCGCAGTTCATGGACCAGACCAACCCGCTGTCGGAAGTGACGCACAAGCGCCGTCTCTCGGCCCTGGGGCCGGGCGGTCTGACCCGCGAACGTGCCGGCTTCGAGGTGCGTGACGTTCACGCCACCCACTATGGCCGGATGTGCCCGATCGAAACGCCGGAAGGCCCGAACATCGGCCTTATCAACAGCCTTGCGACCTATGCCCGCGTGAACAAGTACGGCTTCATCGAGACGCCGTATCGCAAGGTCGTGGACTGCAAGGTGACCGACGACGTGCAGTACATGTCGGCGACCGAGGAAATGCGGCACACGGTTGCGCAGGCGAACGCGCAGCTGGATGCCGATGGCCGCTTCGTCAATGATCTGGTGTCGACCCGCCAGTCGGGCGAATTCATGCTGAACCCGCCCGAAGCGGTGGACCTGATCGACGTGTCGCCGAAACAGCTGGTTTCGGTCGCGGCCTCGCTGATCCCGTTCCTTGAGAATGACGACGCGAACCGCGCGCTGATGGGATCGAACATGCAGCGGCAAGCCGTGCCGCTGCTGCAGGCCGACGCGCCCTTCGTGGGCACCGGGATCGAGGCCATCGTGGCCCAGGATTCCGGCGCCGCGATCATGGCGCGCCGCGGCGGGATCATTGACCAGGTGGACGCCACCCGGATCGTGGTCCGCGCCACGGAAGACTTGGAAATGGGCGATGCCGGCGTCGACATCTACCGTCTGCGCAAGTTCCAGCGCTCGAACCAGAACACCTGCATCAACCAGAAGCCGCTGGTGAAGGTGGGCGACCGGGTTGCCAAGAACGAGGTCATCGCCGATGGCCCCTCGACCGACATGGGCGAGCTGGCACTTGGCAAGAACGTCATCGTCGCGTTCATGCCGTGGAATGGCTACAACTATGAAGACTCGATCCTGATCTCGGAACGGATCGTCAAGGATGACGTCTTCACCTCGATCCATATCGAGGAATACGAAGTCGCCGCCCGTGACACCAAGCTGGGGCCGGAAGAGATCACCCGCGACATTCCGAACGTCGGCGAGGAAGCCCTGCGCAACCTCGACGAGGCCGGGATCGTCTATATCGGTGCCGAAGTCGGCCCGGGCGACATCCTTGTCGGCAAGATCACCCCGAAGGGCGAGAGCCCGATGACGCCGGAAGAAAAACTCCTGCGCGCCATCTTCGGCGAAAAGGCATCGGACGTGCGCGATACCTCGCTGCGTCTGCCGCCGGGGGATTACGGCACGGTCGTCGAAGTGCGGGTGTTCAACCGGCATGGCGTGGACAAGGACGAACGCGCCCTGCAGATCGAGCGCGAGGAAGTCGAGCGGCTTGCCCGCGACCGCGATGACGAACTGGCGATCCTGGAGCGCAACACCTATGCGCGCCTGAAATCGACGATCCTTGGCAAGACGGCCGTGAAAGGCCCGAAAGGCATCAAGGCCGGCACCGAAGTGACCGAAGAGCTGCTGGAAACGCTGTCGCGCGGCCAGTGGTGGCAGCTTGCGCTGGGCGAGGAAGCCGATGCGCAGCAGGTCGAGGCCCTGAACGGGCAGTTCGAGGTGCAGAAGCGCGCGCTCGATCACCGCTTCGAGGACAAGGTCGAGAAGGTGCGCCGCGGCGACGATCTGCCTCCGGGCGTGATGAAGTCGGTCAAGGTGTTCGTCGCGGTCAAGCGCAAGCTGCAGCCGGGCGACAAGATGGCCGGCCGTCACGGCAACAAGGGTGTGGTGTCCAAGGTGGTGCCGATCGAGGACATGCCGTTCCTGGGCGATGGCACCCCGGTCGACATGGTGCTGAACCCGCTGGGCGTGCCGTCGCGCATGAACGTTGGGCAGATCCTGGAAACCCATATGGGCTGGGCCGCGCGTGGTTTGGGTATCCGCATCGACGACGCGCTGCAGGACTATCGCCGGACCGGCGACCTGACCCCTGTGCGCGATGCATTGCGCCACGGCTATGGCGACGATGTCTATGAAGAGGCCTTCGCCGGCATGGACGAGGAAACGCTTCTGGACCGCGCCGGCAACGTCAAGCGCGGCGTGCCGATTGCGACCCCGGTCTTCGACGGTGCCAAGGAAGCCGACGTGAACGACGCGCTGACCCGTGCCGGGTTCGACACGTCGGGCCAGTCGGAGCTGTTCGACGGGCGCACCGGCGAGCAGTTCGCGCGGAAGGTGACGGTGGGTGTGAAATACCTGCTGAAGCTGCACCACCTTGTCGATGACAAGATCCACGCGCGCTCCACCGGGCCCTACAGCCTCGTCACGCAGCAGCCTCTGGGTGGTAAAGCCCAGTTCGGCGGCCAGCGCTTCGGCGAGATGGAGGTCTGGGCACTGGAAGCCTACGGCGCCGCCTACACCCTGCAGGAGATGCTCACCGTCAAGTCGGATGACGTGGCGGGCCGCACCAAGGTCTACGAGTCCATCGTCAAGGGCGAGGACAACTTCGAGGCTGGCGTGCCGGAGAGCTTCAACGTGCTGGTGAAAGAGGTCCGGGGCCTCGGCCTCAATATGGAACTCCTGGATGCGGAGGACGAGTGA
- a CDS encoding DUF533 domain-containing protein, with the protein MSLVKTLARVALGVAAYKGIKHAMKPGPGGSQSGLGGMLDRVSRPSEGSVLDKVIGNLGGGQSGQGGGLQGMLAGGGIGGMLGGILSGAGIGNAEEPQHSPAPGQPGFVDKLREAETQNGEPVVPPTPQEEAAAALMLRSMIQAAKADGEMDPEERRKILGNMGNATPSDLDFLIREMAAPVDPEALAAETPDGMQREIYAAALMAIDLDHPAERVHLARLGAALNLTASDMAEIEAQALPAA; encoded by the coding sequence ATGAGCCTTGTGAAGACTCTGGCCCGCGTGGCCTTGGGCGTGGCGGCCTACAAGGGTATCAAGCACGCGATGAAGCCGGGTCCGGGCGGCAGCCAAAGCGGCCTTGGCGGGATGCTGGACCGTGTCAGCCGGCCAAGCGAAGGCTCGGTGCTCGACAAGGTGATCGGCAATCTGGGCGGCGGGCAGTCCGGGCAGGGCGGCGGCCTGCAGGGGATGCTCGCGGGCGGCGGCATCGGCGGGATGCTGGGCGGCATCCTCAGCGGTGCGGGCATCGGCAATGCAGAAGAACCGCAGCACTCGCCCGCGCCCGGCCAGCCCGGTTTCGTCGACAAGCTGCGCGAGGCAGAGACCCAGAACGGCGAGCCGGTGGTGCCCCCCACCCCGCAAGAAGAGGCCGCCGCCGCGCTGATGCTGCGATCCATGATCCAGGCGGCAAAGGCCGATGGCGAGATGGATCCCGAAGAGCGGCGCAAGATCCTTGGCAACATGGGAAACGCCACGCCCTCGGACCTCGACTTCCTGATCCGCGAAATGGCCGCGCCCGTCGATCCCGAGGCACTGGCCGCCGAAACGCCCGACGGGATGCAGCGCGAGATCTATGCCGCGGCGCTGATGGCCATCGACCTCGACCATCCGGCAGAGCGGGTGCATCTGGCCCGGCTCGGCGCGGCGCTGAACCTGACCGCATCCGACATGGCCGAGATCGAGGCGCAGGCGCT
- the nusG gene encoding transcription termination/antitermination protein NusG → MAKRWYSVSVLSNFEKKVAEQIRQAVAEKGLEDEIEEVLVPTEEVIEIRRGKKVTSERRFMPGYVLVRMEMTDRAYHAIVSINRVTGFLGPQGKPMPMRDGEVNAILNRAEEGEAQPRNLIRFEIGEQVKVADGPFEGFTGMVEEVDEASNRLKVTVSIFGRPTPVELEFTQVSKGI, encoded by the coding sequence ATGGCGAAGCGGTGGTATTCGGTGAGCGTTCTCTCGAATTTCGAGAAGAAGGTCGCCGAGCAGATCAGGCAAGCCGTTGCTGAAAAGGGTCTCGAGGACGAGATCGAAGAGGTGCTGGTGCCGACGGAAGAGGTCATCGAGATCCGCCGCGGCAAGAAAGTCACCTCGGAGCGGCGCTTCATGCCGGGCTATGTGCTCGTGCGGATGGAGATGACGGACCGCGCCTATCACGCGATCGTGTCGATCAATCGGGTCACGGGCTTTCTGGGCCCGCAGGGCAAGCCGATGCCGATGCGTGACGGCGAGGTGAATGCGATCCTGAACCGGGCGGAAGAGGGCGAGGCGCAGCCGCGCAACCTGATCCGCTTCGAGATCGGAGAGCAGGTGAAGGTGGCCGATGGTCCCTTCGAGGGCTTCACCGGCATGGTGGAGGAGGTGGACGAGGCCTCGAACCGTCTGAAGGTGACGGTGTCGATCTTCGGTCGTCCGACGCCTGTCGAACTGGAATTCACTCAGGTGTCCAAGGGCATCTGA
- the rplA gene encoding 50S ribosomal protein L1: MAKLGKRTQAARAAFEGKANLTVEDALALIKTSASAKFDETIEIAMNLGVDPRHADQMVRGVVTLPNGTGKTVRVAVFARGAKADEAKAAGADIVGAEDLMETIQSGKIEFDRCIATPDMMPLVGRLGKILGPRNLMPNPKVGTVTMDVKTAVEAAKGGEVQFKVEKAGVIHAGVGKVSFDGAALAENVRTFVEAVTRARPSGAKGAYVRKVSLSSTMGPGVSVDLASAAGN, from the coding sequence ATGGCCAAGCTCGGTAAACGGACCCAGGCGGCGCGTGCTGCCTTCGAAGGCAAGGCGAACCTCACCGTCGAGGATGCGCTGGCGCTCATCAAGACCTCGGCTTCGGCCAAGTTCGACGAAACCATCGAGATCGCCATGAATCTTGGCGTCGACCCGCGCCATGCGGACCAGATGGTCCGCGGTGTGGTCACGCTGCCGAACGGCACCGGCAAGACGGTGCGCGTGGCGGTGTTTGCACGTGGTGCGAAAGCGGACGAGGCGAAAGCCGCGGGCGCCGACATCGTGGGCGCCGAGGATCTGATGGAAACCATTCAATCCGGCAAGATCGAGTTCGACCGTTGCATCGCAACGCCGGACATGATGCCGCTGGTGGGTCGCCTCGGTAAGATCCTCGGCCCGCGCAACCTGATGCCGAACCCCAAGGTCGGCACCGTGACGATGGACGTGAAGACGGCTGTCGAAGCGGCGAAGGGCGGCGAAGTGCAGTTCAAGGTCGAGAAGGCCGGCGTGATCCATGCCGGCGTCGGCAAAGTGTCGTTCGACGGCGCGGCGCTGGCCGAAAACGTTCGCACCTTCGTGGAAGCGGTGACGCGGGCGCGCCCGTCGGGTGCCAAGGGCGCCTATGTGCGCAAGGTGTCGCTGTCCTCGACGATGGGCCCGGGCGTGTCGGTCGACTTGGCTTCGGCCGCCGGCAACTGA
- the secE gene encoding preprotein translocase subunit SecE, with protein MAKTNPLQFVQQVRAEVAKVVWPNRREVGLTTVMVLIMAALASVFFFLVDLAIRSGLTAVLNIFG; from the coding sequence ATGGCCAAGACCAATCCGCTTCAGTTCGTCCAGCAAGTGCGCGCCGAGGTGGCGAAGGTGGTGTGGCCGAACCGGCGTGAGGTGGGGCTGACCACCGTCATGGTGCTCATCATGGCGGCGCTGGCCTCGGTGTTCTTCTTCCTGGTGGATCTGGCGATCCGTTCGGGCCTGACCGCGGTTCTCAACATCTTCGGCTGA
- the rplJ gene encoding 50S ribosomal protein L10, producing MDRAQKEKVVEELGQIFESSGVVVVAHYEGMTVAQMQALRAEMSSVGGSVRVAKNKLAKIALEGKPGASMGNLLKGMTVFAFSEDPVAAAKVSEAYAKKNEKFVILGGAMGDTALDAAGVKAVAAMPSREELIASIVACLGAPASNIAGAIGAPASNIAGILKTIEEREAA from the coding sequence GTGGATAGAGCCCAGAAAGAGAAAGTGGTCGAGGAACTCGGCCAGATCTTCGAAAGCTCTGGCGTCGTGGTGGTTGCCCACTACGAAGGCATGACAGTTGCTCAGATGCAGGCGCTGCGGGCGGAAATGTCTTCCGTCGGTGGTTCCGTACGTGTCGCCAAGAACAAGCTCGCCAAGATCGCTCTTGAAGGAAAGCCCGGCGCAAGCATGGGTAATCTGCTCAAGGGGATGACCGTGTTCGCTTTCTCCGAAGACCCCGTCGCTGCGGCGAAGGTCTCGGAGGCCTATGCCAAGAAGAACGAGAAATTCGTGATCCTTGGCGGGGCGATGGGTGACACGGCTCTGGATGCTGCCGGTGTGAAAGCCGTGGCTGCGATGCCGTCGCGTGAGGAGCTTATCGCTTCGATCGTTGCGTGCCTCGGCGCCCCTGCCTCGAACATCGCCGGTGCCATTGGTGCGCCTGCTTCGAATATCGCGGGTATCCTCAAGACCATCGAGGAACGGGAAGCCGCGTGA
- the rplK gene encoding 50S ribosomal protein L11 has product MAKKVVGQLKLQVKAGQANPSPPIGPALGQRGINIMAFCKEFNARTQEMELGSPVPTVITYYADKSFTFEMKTSPASFLLKKAAGLKPVGKRNRPKGSAKPGRDVVGTVTVAQVRQIAEAKMKDLSANDVEAAMQIILGSARSIGIEVKG; this is encoded by the coding sequence ATGGCCAAGAAAGTCGTCGGGCAGCTGAAGCTGCAGGTGAAGGCGGGGCAAGCCAACCCGTCTCCGCCGATCGGTCCTGCGCTGGGTCAGCGCGGCATCAACATCATGGCGTTCTGCAAAGAGTTCAACGCTCGCACGCAGGAAATGGAACTCGGCTCGCCGGTTCCGACCGTCATCACCTACTATGCTGACAAGTCCTTTACCTTCGAGATGAAGACGTCGCCGGCGTCCTTCCTCCTGAAGAAGGCAGCCGGTCTGAAGCCGGTCGGCAAGCGCAACCGCCCGAAGGGTTCGGCCAAGCCGGGCCGCGACGTGGTCGGCACCGTGACTGTCGCCCAGGTGCGCCAGATCGCCGAAGCCAAGATGAAGGATCTGTCTGCGAACGACGTGGAAGCGGCGATGCAGATCATCCTCGGCTCTGCCCGTTCCATCGGTATCGAGGTGAAAGGGTAA
- a CDS encoding cytochrome P450 produces MDARTPPATPVQVPLATVPLGILGSLRVAQRNLLELIPEIALRQPMVSGRTGKRWHMVMDPAALRRVLKDRVDDYPKSDVTKLILGPAIGDSLFVAEGAHWRWQRRAAAPAFSVRNVESLAPVMSLAADRASARIAAAHGRAANLFDEMVTATFEVIADVTFSGGEGNGGLERDAVHKAIDSYMAQTAKLSVLDIIGAPMWVPRPSRMRSGPVMRQMKQVANAAIDQRRSDGPRPVPDLLDLLLSGVDPETRRTMDTAELRDNLLTFIVAGHETTALTLAWALYLCAFDQDVQDQARAEAQGVLGDRAATAADLSQLPLIHRIVEETLRLYPPAAFLSRTALAQDELCGREIRPGDTVMLPIYALHRNHALWKDPHCFDPSRFEDRSFDRYAFLPFGDGPRICIGASFAMQEAVIILATLLARHHFALVPHRAPKPVLILTLRPEGGVWLMVEPARNAGVGQGSNLGEERS; encoded by the coding sequence ATGGATGCCCGCACGCCCCCAGCAACCCCGGTTCAGGTGCCACTGGCAACAGTGCCGCTGGGAATTCTCGGTTCGCTCCGCGTCGCGCAGCGCAACCTGCTGGAGCTGATCCCCGAGATCGCCCTGCGCCAGCCGATGGTATCGGGACGCACCGGCAAGCGCTGGCATATGGTCATGGACCCGGCAGCCCTGCGCCGGGTGCTGAAGGACCGCGTGGATGATTACCCCAAGTCCGACGTGACCAAGCTGATCCTTGGCCCCGCCATCGGCGACAGCCTGTTCGTGGCCGAGGGTGCGCATTGGCGCTGGCAACGCCGCGCCGCGGCCCCGGCCTTCTCTGTCCGCAATGTCGAGTCGCTGGCCCCAGTGATGAGTCTTGCCGCCGACCGCGCCAGCGCGCGCATCGCCGCCGCACATGGCCGCGCCGCAAACCTCTTTGACGAGATGGTGACGGCGACCTTCGAGGTGATCGCCGATGTCACCTTCTCGGGCGGGGAGGGCAATGGCGGGCTGGAGCGGGATGCCGTCCACAAGGCCATCGACAGCTACATGGCGCAGACCGCCAAGCTGTCGGTGCTGGATATCATCGGCGCGCCGATGTGGGTGCCGCGCCCGTCGCGGATGCGGTCCGGCCCGGTAATGCGCCAGATGAAGCAGGTCGCCAATGCCGCCATCGACCAGCGTCGCAGCGACGGCCCGCGCCCGGTGCCGGACCTGCTGGACCTGCTGCTGTCGGGGGTCGATCCCGAAACGCGCCGCACGATGGATACGGCCGAGTTGCGCGACAACCTGCTGACCTTCATCGTGGCGGGGCACGAGACGACGGCGCTGACCCTGGCCTGGGCGCTTTACCTCTGTGCCTTCGACCAGGACGTGCAGGACCAGGCCCGGGCTGAGGCGCAGGGCGTGCTGGGGGACCGCGCCGCCACCGCCGCCGACCTATCGCAACTGCCGCTGATCCACCGGATTGTCGAGGAGACGCTGCGGCTCTACCCGCCCGCCGCCTTCCTGTCGCGCACCGCTCTGGCGCAAGACGAGCTTTGCGGGCGCGAGATCCGGCCCGGCGATACGGTGATGTTGCCGATCTATGCGCTGCACCGCAACCACGCGCTGTGGAAGGATCCGCACTGCTTCGACCCCTCGCGCTTCGAGGATCGCAGCTTTGACCGCTATGCCTTCCTGCCCTTCGGCGACGGGCCGCGGATCTGCATCGGCGCCAGTTTCGCCATGCAGGAGGCGGTCATCATCCTGGCGACGCTGCTGGCCCGGCACCACTTTGCGCTGGTGCCGCACCGCGCGCCAAAGCCGGTGCTGATCCTGACGCTGCGCCCCGAAGGCGGGGTCTGGCTGATGGTGGAACCGGCGCGGAACGCTGGCGTTGGACAGGGCAGCAATCTGGGTGAGGAAAGATCATGA
- the tuf gene encoding elongation factor Tu translates to MAKAKFERNKPHVNIGTIGHVDHGKTTLTAAITKYFGDFRAYDQIDGAPEERARGITISTAHVEYETENRHYAHVDCPGHADYVKNMITGAAQMDGAILVCAASDGPMPQTREHILLGRQVGIPFMVCYMNKIDLVDDEELVELVEMELRELFSSYEYPGDDIPIIKGSAHQAMIGERKDIGEDSIRALLKAVDEYIPTPARAIDQPFLMPIEDVFSISGRGTVVTGRIERGVINVGDEVEIIGIKATQKSVCTGVEMFRKLLDRGEAGDNVGVLLRGIDREAVERGQVLCKPKSVNPHTHFEAEAYILTKEEGGRHTPFFANYRPQFYFRTTDVTGTVKLPEGTEMVMPGDNLKFEVELIAPIAMEEKLRFAIREGGRTVGAGVVSKILK, encoded by the coding sequence ATGGCAAAGGCAAAGTTTGAACGGAACAAACCGCACGTCAACATCGGCACGATTGGCCACGTTGACCACGGCAAGACGACTCTGACGGCGGCGATCACGAAGTATTTCGGCGACTTCCGGGCCTATGACCAGATCGACGGTGCGCCGGAAGAGCGTGCTCGCGGGATCACGATCTCGACGGCGCATGTGGAATACGAGACCGAGAACCGGCACTATGCGCATGTGGACTGCCCCGGCCACGCCGACTATGTGAAGAACATGATCACCGGCGCGGCGCAGATGGACGGCGCGATCCTGGTCTGTGCGGCCTCGGACGGGCCGATGCCGCAGACGCGCGAGCACATCCTGCTCGGCCGCCAGGTCGGCATTCCGTTCATGGTGTGCTACATGAACAAGATCGACCTGGTGGATGATGAAGAGCTGGTCGAGCTGGTGGAGATGGAACTTCGCGAGCTGTTCTCGTCCTACGAATACCCTGGCGACGACATCCCGATCATCAAGGGCTCTGCGCACCAGGCGATGATCGGCGAGCGCAAGGATATCGGCGAGGATTCGATCCGGGCGCTGCTGAAGGCGGTTGACGAGTACATCCCGACGCCGGCGCGTGCGATCGACCAGCCGTTCCTGATGCCGATCGAGGACGTGTTCTCGATCTCGGGGCGCGGCACGGTTGTGACCGGGCGGATCGAGCGCGGTGTTATCAACGTCGGCGACGAGGTCGAGATCATCGGGATCAAGGCGACGCAGAAATCGGTCTGCACCGGGGTCGAGATGTTCCGCAAGCTGCTGGACCGCGGCGAGGCTGGCGACAACGTGGGCGTTCTGCTGCGCGGCATCGACCGTGAGGCGGTGGAACGTGGGCAGGTGCTGTGCAAGCCGAAATCGGTGAACCCGCACACGCATTTCGAAGCCGAGGCCTATATCCTGACCAAGGAAGAGGGCGGCCGCCACACTCCGTTCTTCGCCAACTACCGCCCGCAGTTCTACTTCCGCACGACCGACGTGACCGGGACCGTGAAACTGCCGGAAGGCACCGAGATGGTGATGCCGGGCGACAACCTGAAGTTCGAGGTCGAACTGATCGCCCCGATCGCGATGGAAGAAAAACTGCGCTTCGCCATCCGCGAAGGCGGCCGCACCGTCGGCGCAGGCGTCGTGTCGAAAATCCTGAAGTAA
- the rplL gene encoding 50S ribosomal protein L7/L12 translates to MADLKALAEQIVNLTLLQAQELKTILKDEYGIEPAAGGAVMMAGPAAAAEVVEEKTDFDVVLVEAGPNKINVIKEVRSITGLGLKEAKDLVEAGGKVKEAAPKAEAEELKKKLEEAGAKVELK, encoded by the coding sequence ATGGCTGATCTGAAAGCACTCGCCGAGCAAATCGTCAACCTGACGCTGCTGCAGGCCCAGGAACTGAAAACGATCCTGAAAGACGAATACGGCATCGAGCCCGCCGCTGGCGGCGCCGTGATGATGGCTGGCCCGGCTGCTGCCGCGGAAGTCGTCGAAGAGAAAACCGACTTCGACGTCGTCCTCGTTGAAGCCGGCCCGAACAAGATCAACGTGATCAAGGAAGTTCGCTCGATCACCGGCCTGGGCCTGAAAGAGGCCAAGGATCTGGTGGAAGCCGGTGGCAAGGTGAAAGAAGCCGCGCCGAAGGCCGAAGCTGAAGAGCTGAAGAAAAAGCTCGAAGAAGCCGGCGCCAAAGTCGAGCTGAAGTAA